In the genome of Rhopalosiphum padi isolate XX-2018 chromosome 1, ASM2088224v1, whole genome shotgun sequence, the window AGCTTCGGCAATGCACACGGCCGCTTCTTCTCTGCAGCCGATGTCGGCCGCCTGTCCTTTGCAGCTTCCGCAGCCCAAGTAGGCCCCGTCGCCGATTGTGGCCTCCACGCATTGTTCAGCATGTTTGATTTTGCACAGTGCGAATTTCAATTTCCCAGCCGGGTCATAGGGCGAGGGAAACATCAAGGATCGCGATCCAAATGCGTTTGATTTCGCCAATGCGGCGGATTGTCTAGTATTCTTTACGTTCGTGCGGTAATTCGGGTCTAAAACCCTACGAAAATGATCAAAATTTGACTATACAATAAATGATGTATGTATAAGTACCAA includes:
- the LOC132931614 gene encoding uncharacterized protein LOC132931614, which encodes MQNITNIIFNLPFLYICLIGSTVYCLWYLDKKRVLDPNYRTNVKNTRQSAALAKSNAFGSRSLMFPSPYDPAGKLKFALCKIKHAEQCVEATIGDGAYLGCGSCKGQAADIGCREEAAVCIAEALYVLSYKEAELMMAHAKSTLPLETYSLVCDKYAKLKKNACQ